DNA from Aphis gossypii isolate Hap1 chromosome 3, ASM2018417v2, whole genome shotgun sequence:
TACCCCCTGGTTGTACATGATAGAGACTAGGAGATGGACATAAAGGTGTGTTATAGAATGTTGTCATTGTAGCTGCAAAAGTGGTTTTGCGCTCAAGACACTTGACACTGGATTGGACTTGTTGTTGTGCTATTAAATCAAGGCGTGCGCATCTATGAATTATGTGCATGGCTTGTTTGTCAAAAAGTGTTAAATAAAAGTCGTTTGTGACTGTGTTTTCCCATACGCTTTGATTCTTGGAAATTGCCATCAGAATTAATTGCGTATCGCTACGAGtatgctaataaaatatttaaatgcgaAGGACATTGTAGTACATGtagataagttaaaatagaaaagaaaaatagtgaGACGACTCCGTCGGCTTACTACATTGGATTAGACACATCACGCCACTTCATAGACGTAGATCGTCCGATTCTCCATCACGGCATGCtccatatataaatatgagtccttatcatagatttaattagagtTAGTTAAGAGTCAGTTAAACTTAGTCAGTGTTGTCACTTGCTCTCCGGTAGTTAAGTACTTGTGCTTACGCTAACGAAAGCcttttcaattattgttttaacaagttaataaacgtatcaattatcttattaatttattgttaacttatataCCTCAACTCTCCAACCTACGACGGAACGTGCATTCGTCGTAAAAAAAGCGTGCAGTAACTATCACTAGTTACTACAAGGCGGACAACTCTCAGCTGATGTTCGACGGTCGACGCACCAATggattataatgaaaataaatttgaaaacgaAAATACATTTCGGTCAACGATGCGCCACTACAATATGGTCGTTATTATCTTATcgacattaaacatattattattactaattctCCCCCGCCAAcggttttgttttgttttgttttgcaCAATCCACAgagtttaaagttttaattatgcggttcttatcgtttttataagcttataaattaattaataataaaaataagggcAAAATTGCCAGAAGCCAATAAATCGGAATTCGGAATAAACTATctgaatatcaataataaataataatattaacaaacagCATAATTACTTCGGACGAAATGGTCGAAATTACGTCACGGTCTTCTGCATACGATCTGCCTAATATCATAGCCTAGGTACTTAATATGACAAACCGTTAGCAATACTACAATAGGTTTGATTATCTTTCTTCGTAAAtcgtaatcaataattatcggCCAATTCGGCCAAaggtttttagttattttaatcactCATATTGATTAGTCACCTAtgcataataatcatttatattttaatattttaaacagttatatcatatatggatatttaatataataatatataatattttctatacctattttacaaatataatgaaataaaattgaaaaactaatTGATTTGAAATACGTTTCACGGTAATACGCAGTTTACCGTTTACCTAGACGACTAGACCTAGACCTAGACTGTAGACACAATAGTTGATTAATtgattgtataataagtaGGGAACGGATTTGAATGTtcaaaaaacatgaaaaatactttttaaaaaaacgatttaatcCTCtagtaacacatttttttttaatgcactaATTAAAtgctcttaaaattatttttaactttggaAAAATTTGCTTAATTtatcgtatttatataaattcttaGGTATGTATTAATGATTCATACCATTTTTATCATCTTCTAGTTTTCCTATCTTCtttttaccataaaattatttcaaagaaatgaattttcaacttctattgtatgtatatgtatatatataactacataagTGTCTAAAACACGTGTCAACAATAATTTCGCCTGACGTCACATTTATCTGAGcagtaaaaacataataaatatttatttttattcttttagaataaattttaataaattttttatcgaatttcATCCATtcccatataaaaataacttaaaaataaaagaatgcactaaaaatgtcaaaaaatacaaaataaaagttaaattttataattcctTGATGTATGAAATGAACTTTATGCTTGGAAAGCAATGTTTTCAgacatttagaaaaaaatgcaatttgcATTCAAATCCGTTCATGGGCGCCtataggtaacattttaggggggtcaaaataaaaaaaattctcaaatggaagttaataaagataataataatattatggtaatatttattgagctacaaatatttaatatttttaccccCCCCCCTCCAATGGGCGCCCATGAATCCGTtccctaataataaatataaaacaatcaaCGCTTATGTTGCCGCCGCAacataattctaataaatataaaataatataaaataattatcgataTCGGACAGCtggacacacacacacacacactatcaactgttaccataatatttatttttgtatgtacctatttgaatGTGTCTTGTGAGTTATATAACATGTAGATTACACCGCGTAATCGTACGCCGCCGCCGTGCATCTGCTGGGATCATAGAGTATACTCTATGGCTGGGATATATTAACGCGAAATTATAAGGATTCAGGCCTTCCCAgtcgtaataaattaatattattataactattgtttttaGTCTTTCTCCAGCGTTTGTGCATCAACGCATTTTTCGATCGTGCTTTAATCGccggtttatttaatttttttctacataaaATTGTGGGCGCAAATCGCCACTAGTTTTTGTTATACCTGGTGTGGCACGAAGCgccacattttatattatattattcatttttggtGTGAGCGCTAATCGCCACCTttgttcttattattattatatcgtcatattatattatatacgtgcgCTAATCGCCATCATACGttgtcttatattatattatattaaaaattgcattttgtGTACGCAAGGCGCGAAtcgccattattattattaatattattatactgtgtgCGCGCTAATCGCcaccaattttaaatattttattttatatgcaacattgaatttttataggCGCTAATcgtctttttgaattatacacctattatttttattatactatttattttgtgtattatttcaattattgttttcgtgttgtgttttgtaaaattattattataggataGGTGTGTAGCTGGCCAGTCTGCGCTCCACAAATTgtgagttattttttatttatttattattatttatatttgtacctataattttaccaTTGTATATTGgccatattaattattatcgttattttggTTGTGCCGAACCggcaactattattattatatattttttacctgtTGGGCCAAAAGGGCCGTAatctactattttattatattataatactttatttttaccaaatttcTACTGTGTTAccatttattcttatagttaCCCGTGTCCCTagttttaagtacattttagcACACACccacatatatacacacacacaacacagataatacacataattacACTACACGCATTACGTAGCTCGACAGTTTTTGCCCAGCGATCCCGACCACTGCTGTTCGAGCTATTACACCACTACACACCCAGCTAGTCCtccataacatattttttagaccTAAGTGTTAGTGGTGAGCAACATTCATAGGTGTCCGGGGTGCGCGTATTATCGCCATACGCATTGAATCCCGTGAATGTACGGACAACCCGAAATCAGCAATTTTTAAGTCACCACCTTTGGTAATTAAAAGTTTCTCTGGTTTTATATCTcgcgatgtataatatttttatcatggcAATAAATCAGCGCTTCTGTTAATTGCTTAACATAAAATGCTGCCCGATCTTCAGAGAAACGGTGATTTTCTTGTGCTTGCAATTCTTTGTACAGATCTTTGGGTGCATATTCTACGATCATAAATACTCTAGTTTCATCATGGAAAAATCCAAATATACGCGCAATATTAGGGTGCCTTAAATGTGCTTGAATTTCAACTTCCTTTTTGAGCTGATgatgaatatttgtttttaaaatttgcgttttaaataaaacttgaaGAACAACAATAAATCCAGAACTCTTTTCTATAGCTAGATACACATTTCCAAA
Protein-coding regions in this window:
- the LOC126550987 gene encoding aurora kinase-like, which codes for MKWTLDNFDIGKVLGKGNFGNVYLAIEKSSGFIVVLQVLFKTQILKTNIHHQLKKEVEIQAHLRHPNIARIFGFFHDETRVFMIVEYAPKDLYKELQAQENHRFSEDRAAFYVKQLTEALIYCHDKNIIHREI